Proteins encoded together in one Ptiloglossa arizonensis isolate GNS036 chromosome 9, iyPtiAriz1_principal, whole genome shotgun sequence window:
- the LOC143151152 gene encoding uncharacterized protein LOC143151152, which translates to MNSTEKLKILLICGLALSVAAGETKKAAESSVQPNEAKTKRGLELSLGDLGGGFGGGFGGGHGLGGGLGGGLGGGLGGGLGGGLGGSETVSADHIKAITVTKTVAVPEPVPYEVTKHVPYPVKVPIKVPYDRPVPVHVPQPYPVTVEKPVPYPVEKPVPYPVKVPVKVPIGVPLPVKVPIKVPVTVSRPVPYPVKVPVVVKEAVPIVVHEHGGGLGGGLGGDLGGGFGGGFGGGFGGHDLGGFGGGYGHH; encoded by the exons ATGAACAGCACAGAGAAGCTGAAA aTATTACTTATCTGCGGCCTGGCGTTGTCCGTCGCGGCCGGGGAGACGAAGAAGGCCGCGGAGTCGAGCGTGCAGCCGAACGAAGCGAAAACGAAACGCGGTCTGGAGCTGAGCCTGGGCGATTTGGGCGGAGGCTTTGGCGGTGGCTTCGGAGGCGGCCACGGTCTCGGCGGCGGTTTGGGCGGCGGACTGGGCGGCGGTTTGGGTGGCGGTTTGGGCGGCGGTTTAGGAGGCAGCGAGACGGTGTCCGCGGATCACATCAAGGCGATCACGGTCACGAAGACGGTCGCGGTACCAGAGCCAGTCCCGTACGAGGTCACGAAACACGTACCTTATCCCGTCAAGGTACCGATCAAGGTACCGTACGACCGACCGGTCCCAGTCCATGTGCCTCAACCTTACCCGGTCACCGTCGAGAAGCCTGTACCTTATCCGGTCGAGAAGCCGGTACCTTACCCTGTGAAGGTTCCCGTCAAGGTGCCCATAGGCGTTCCGTTACCGGTCAAGGTACCCATCAAGGTGCCGGTCACGGTGTCGAGGCCTGTGCCCTACCCGGTTAAAGTGCCCGTGGTCGTGAAGGAGGCTGTCCCGATCGTCGTCCACGAACACGGAGGCGGTTTAGGCGGCGGTCTCGGCGGTGATCTCGGCGGCGGATTCGGCGGCGGATTCGGCGGTGGATTCGGTGGACACGATCTCGGTGGTTTCGGCGGCGGCTACGGACATCATTGA
- the LOC143151151 gene encoding uncharacterized protein LOC143151151 produces the protein MSTPQKLIILALVATASLASDAKESNAKAAVETKEKSKRGLELSLGGGGFGGHGLSLGGGFGGGLGGHGGGLSLGGGLGGHGGGLSLGGGLGGGGGGLGGGLGGGLGGGLGGGGGGGGGGDGGRITGITIHRENQVRVPQPYPVERTVPVPVSVPVHIPVERPVPVHVPRPYPVPVEKQVPVPVEKPVPVPYSVPVQVPVKVPYPVSVPVKIPVTIEKEVPYPVKVPVLVKESYPVLVSGGGGGGGGGGFGGGLGGGLGGGFGGGHGGGFGGGYGGGLGGHELSLGGLHH, from the exons ATGAGCACTCCGCAG AAGCTTATAATACTCGCCCTCGTGGCGACGGCGTCCCTGGCCAGCGACGCGAAGGAGTCGAACGCCAAGGCGGCCGTTGAGACGAAGGAAAAGAGCAAACGGGGACTGGAGTTGAGCCTGGGCGGAGGAGGTTTCGGTGGTCACGGTTTAAGCCTTGGCGGTGGATTCGGCGGCGGACTGGGTGGACACGGAGGCGGTTTGAGCCTCGGCGGCGGACTGGGTGGACACGGAGGTGGTTTGAGTCTCGGCGGTGGACTGGGCGGCGGAGGTGGAGGCCTTGGTGGAGGCCTTGGTGGCGGACTAGGCGGTGGATtgggcggtggtggcggtggaggcggtggaggcgACGGAGGTCGCATAACTGGTATCACGATCCACCGAGAGAACCAAGTTCGCGTGCCACAGCCGTATCCGGTCGAAAGAACCGTACCCGTACCAGTCTCGGTCCCGGTCCATATTCCCGTCGAGCGACCAGTTCCAGTGCACGTACCGAGACCCTATCCAGTTCCAGTGGAAAAACAAGTCCCGGTGCCAGTGGAGAAACCGGTCCCAGTGCCGTACAGTGTGCCGGTCCAAGTGCCCGTGAAGGTTCCATACCCGGTCAGCGTGCCGGTGAAGATTCCGGTTACGATCGAGAAGGAGGTCCCGTACCCAGTCAAGGTCCCCGTTCTCGTTAAAGAGTCCTATCCGGTACTGGTCagcggaggaggtggaggaggtggaggaggtggattCGGTGGTGGACTCGGAGGTGGACTCGGAGGTGGATTCGGAGGTGGACACGGCGGTGGATTCGGAGGCGGATATGGAGGCGGTTTGGGTGGACACGAATTGTCCCTTGGCGGGTTGCATCATTGA